One Planctomycetota bacterium DNA window includes the following coding sequences:
- a CDS encoding cytochrome-c peroxidase, with protein MVRTVRSFLLVLAAAAPALGGARAQEESRREPRDLPAFLGPLRPVRDPEDNPRTPAKVELGRMLYWDPRLSGNGVISCATCHNPALGWADGLPKGLGFHHKGLGRATPTVLNAAYYTSQFWDGRAATLEEQAKGPIMSPDEMNASPERMLQVLNSIPGYRKRFQEVFGGPATLDTVARAIAAFERTVVDLDSPFDRYARGDDSAIGEAAKRGLEIFTGKGRCATCHSGPNFSDNRFHNLGLGDGDPGRMKVTGREEDYGAFKTPTLRNIALTAPYMHDGSMRTLREVIDHYEKAPALNPKPRNLSIFMQPIKLTDSEKEDLIAFLRTLTGDKRPPGIDAVPELPQ; from the coding sequence ATGGTCCGAACGGTCCGCTCATTTCTGCTGGTTCTGGCCGCGGCGGCGCCCGCCCTGGGCGGGGCGCGCGCGCAGGAGGAATCGCGCCGGGAGCCCCGGGATCTTCCGGCCTTCCTCGGGCCGCTGCGGCCGGTGAGGGATCCGGAAGACAATCCCCGGACGCCCGCGAAGGTCGAGCTGGGCCGGATGCTTTACTGGGACCCGCGGCTTTCCGGCAACGGCGTCATATCGTGCGCCACGTGTCACAATCCCGCGCTCGGCTGGGCGGACGGGTTGCCCAAGGGGTTGGGATTCCATCACAAGGGCCTCGGGCGCGCGACGCCCACGGTTCTGAACGCGGCCTACTACACCTCCCAGTTCTGGGACGGCCGGGCGGCGACCCTCGAGGAGCAGGCCAAGGGGCCGATCATGAGTCCGGACGAGATGAACGCGTCGCCCGAGCGGATGCTCCAGGTGCTCAACTCCATCCCCGGTTATCGGAAACGCTTCCAGGAAGTGTTCGGCGGGCCGGCCACGCTCGACACGGTCGCCCGGGCGATCGCGGCCTTCGAAAGGACGGTGGTGGACCTGGATTCCCCCTTCGACCGCTATGCGCGGGGGGACGATTCGGCCATCGGCGAGGCGGCCAAGCGGGGCCTGGAGATCTTCACCGGCAAGGGCCGGTGCGCCACGTGCCATTCCGGCCCGAATTTCAGCGACAACCGGTTCCACAACCTGGGACTCGGGGACGGCGATCCGGGACGCATGAAGGTCACCGGACGGGAGGAAGATTACGGCGCGTTCAAGACCCCGACGCTGCGCAACATCGCCCTGACGGCCCCCTACATGCACGACGGGTCGATGCGGACGCTGCGGGAGGTCATCGACCACTACGAAAAGGCGCCGGCCCTGAACCCCAAGCCGCGGAATCTTTCGATCTTCATGCAGCCCATCAAGCTGACGGACTCGGAGAAGGAAGATCTGATCGCCTTTCTCCGGACGCTGACGGGCGACAAGCGTCCGCCGGGGATCGACGCGGTTCCCGAGCTTCCTCAGTAG
- a CDS encoding response regulator — protein sequence MNSGSRLLVADDDVVILELIRGLLKGRGYGVETCTDGPTALKLLCEKPFSLAVLDLDMPGRTGLDVGLELRRRGKDTPILFISGNFSPETLRACRSLPRSECLEKPFNVAVFLDAVAKGVELCDGSAAPQPPASGR from the coding sequence TTGAACTCCGGATCCCGTCTGCTCGTGGCCGACGACGACGTCGTCATTCTCGAACTCATCCGCGGCCTGCTGAAGGGGCGCGGCTACGGCGTCGAGACGTGCACCGACGGGCCGACGGCCCTGAAGCTCCTGTGCGAAAAGCCCTTCTCCCTGGCCGTCCTGGATCTCGACATGCCGGGACGCACGGGACTGGACGTCGGGCTGGAGCTGCGCCGCCGGGGAAAAGACACGCCGATCCTTTTCATCTCCGGCAACTTCTCTCCGGAGACGCTTCGGGCGTGCCGCAGCCTTCCGCGTTCGGAATGCCTGGAAAAGCCCTTCAACGTGGCGGTGTTTCTCGACGCGGTGGCGAAAGGCGTCGAGCTCTGCGACGGGTCGGCGGCGCCTCAGCCCCCAGCGTCCGGGCGATAA